A genome region from Musa acuminata AAA Group cultivar baxijiao chromosome BXJ3-5, Cavendish_Baxijiao_AAA, whole genome shotgun sequence includes the following:
- the LOC135638675 gene encoding probable aspartyl protease At4g16563 isoform X1 — protein MALFIPQTTTTTVSLFLLLATTLFSLLHAAGDKGHGSLVLGLTHVRAVSPPRVAAVTTDMIEPLRGFRDGYLISLNLGTPPQVIPVYMDTGSDLTWVPCGNISFECMDCDDYRHHKLIAAFSPSYSSSSLRDLCTSPLCADVHSSDNPYDPCAVAGCSISTLVSGGCPRPCPSFSYTYGAGGLVVGSLTRDTLRVHTQSSAATREVASFCFGCVGSTFREPIGIAGFGKGALSLPSQLGFLRKGFSHCFLAFKYVDNPNFTSPLVVGSLAISSKEYFLFTPMLKSPTYPNYYYIGLEGISIGNDTMAIAPSNLRSFDPEGNGGMLIDSGTTYTHLPEPFYSLLLSKMESTIVYTRSNEYERRTGFDLCYETPCSDGSCSDNLPSITFHFLNSVKLSLPKDNCFYAMSAPRGSMVVKCFLFQIMDDGGYGPAGVFGSFQQQNMEVVYDLEKERIGFQPMDCASSAARYGLHQK, from the coding sequence ATGGCGCTGTTCATTCCCCAGACCACCACCACCACGGtttccctctttcttctccttgCCACCACATTGTTCTCCCTCCTCCATGCAGCCGGTGACAAGGGCCATGGCTCACTGGTACTGGGTCTGACCCATGTCAGAGCTGTCTCACCTCCTCGAGTTGCAGCTGTGACCACGGACATGATCGAGCCTCTCAGAGGATTCAGAGATGGCTATCTGATTTCCTTGAACCTGGGCACGCCACCGCAAGTCATCCCGGTCTACATGGACACCGGGAGCGACCTCACTTGGGTCCCCTGTGGGAACATCTCCTTCGAGTGCATGGACTGCGACGACTACCGCCACCACAAGCTGATCGCCGCCTTCTCTCCCTCTTACTCTTCCTCGTCGCTGCGAGACCTGTGCACCAGCCCCCTGTGCGCTGACGTCCACAGCTCCGACAACCCCTACGACCCATGCGCCGTGGCTGGGTGCTCCATCAGCACCCTCGTGAGCGGCGGCTGTCCCCGGCCATGCCCTTCCTTCTCCTACACGTATGGCGCAGGAGGGCTGGTCGTCGGCAGCCTCACGAGGGACACCCTGAGAGTCCACACCCAGTCGAGTGCTGCCACCAGAGAGGTCGCAAGCTTTTGCTTCGGGTGCGTCGGTTCCACGTTCAGGGAGCCCATCGGCATCGCGGGGTTTGGGAAGGGTGCACTCTCCCTTCCCTCGCAGCTCGGCTTCCTCCGAAAGGGCTTCTCTCACTGCTTCTTGGCGTTCAAGTACGTCGACAACCCCAACTTCACCAGCCCTTTGGTCGTAGGGAGTCTTGCAATCTCCTCCAAGGAGTACTTCCTCTTCACCCCTATGTTGAAGAGCCCGACGTACCCCAACTACTACTACATCGGACTAGAGGGCATAAGCATCGGCAACGACACCATGGCCATTGCACCATCGAACCTCAGAAGCTTCGATCCAGAAGGCAATGGGGGGATGCTGATCGACTCTGGGACGACCTACACTCACCTGCCGGAGCCGTTCTACTCTCTCCTCCTCTCGAAGATGGAGTCGACGATCGTGTACACGAGATCGAACGAGTACGAGCGGAGAACCGGGTTCGATCTCTGTTACGAGACTCCTTGCTCCGATGGCTCCTGTTCGGACAATCTCCCCTCCATCACCTTTCACTTCCTGAACAGTGTGAAGCTCTCGTTGCCGAAGGATAACTGCTTCTACGCAATGAGTGCTCCCAGGGGCTCCATGGTGGTGAAGTGCTTTCTCTTCCAGATAATGGATGATGGGGGCTACGGTCCAGCTGGTGTCTTTGGGAGCTTTCAGCAGCAGAACATGGAGGTTGTGTATGACTTGGAGAAGGAGAGAATCGGCTTCCAGCCTATGGACTGTGCTTCTTCTGCTGCCAGATACGGGCTCCATCAGAAGTAG
- the LOC135638675 gene encoding probable aspartyl protease At4g16563 isoform X2 has protein sequence MALFIPQTTTTTVSLFLLLATTLFSLLHAAGDKGHGSLVLGLTHVRAVSPPRVAAVTTDMIEPLRGFRDGYLISLNLGTPPQVIPVYMDTGSDLTWVPCGNISFECMDCDDYRHHKLIAAFSPSYSSSSLRDLCTSPLCADVHSSDNPYDPCAVAGCSISTLVSGGCPRPCPSFSYTYGAGGLVVGSLTRDTLRVHTQSSAATREVASFCFGCVGSTFREPIGIAGFGKGALSLPSQLGFLRKGFSHCFLAFKYVDNPNFTSPLVVGSLAISSKEYFLFTPMLKSPTYPNYYYIGLEGISIGNDTMAIAPSNLRSFDPEGNGGMLIDSGTTYTHLPEPFYSLLLSKMESTIVYTRSNEYERRTGVKLSLPKDNCFYAMSAPRGSMVVKCFLFQIMDDGGYGPAGVFGSFQQQNMEVVYDLEKERIGFQPMDCASSAARYGLHQK, from the exons ATGGCGCTGTTCATTCCCCAGACCACCACCACCACGGtttccctctttcttctccttgCCACCACATTGTTCTCCCTCCTCCATGCAGCCGGTGACAAGGGCCATGGCTCACTGGTACTGGGTCTGACCCATGTCAGAGCTGTCTCACCTCCTCGAGTTGCAGCTGTGACCACGGACATGATCGAGCCTCTCAGAGGATTCAGAGATGGCTATCTGATTTCCTTGAACCTGGGCACGCCACCGCAAGTCATCCCGGTCTACATGGACACCGGGAGCGACCTCACTTGGGTCCCCTGTGGGAACATCTCCTTCGAGTGCATGGACTGCGACGACTACCGCCACCACAAGCTGATCGCCGCCTTCTCTCCCTCTTACTCTTCCTCGTCGCTGCGAGACCTGTGCACCAGCCCCCTGTGCGCTGACGTCCACAGCTCCGACAACCCCTACGACCCATGCGCCGTGGCTGGGTGCTCCATCAGCACCCTCGTGAGCGGCGGCTGTCCCCGGCCATGCCCTTCCTTCTCCTACACGTATGGCGCAGGAGGGCTGGTCGTCGGCAGCCTCACGAGGGACACCCTGAGAGTCCACACCCAGTCGAGTGCTGCCACCAGAGAGGTCGCAAGCTTTTGCTTCGGGTGCGTCGGTTCCACGTTCAGGGAGCCCATCGGCATCGCGGGGTTTGGGAAGGGTGCACTCTCCCTTCCCTCGCAGCTCGGCTTCCTCCGAAAGGGCTTCTCTCACTGCTTCTTGGCGTTCAAGTACGTCGACAACCCCAACTTCACCAGCCCTTTGGTCGTAGGGAGTCTTGCAATCTCCTCCAAGGAGTACTTCCTCTTCACCCCTATGTTGAAGAGCCCGACGTACCCCAACTACTACTACATCGGACTAGAGGGCATAAGCATCGGCAACGACACCATGGCCATTGCACCATCGAACCTCAGAAGCTTCGATCCAGAAGGCAATGGGGGGATGCTGATCGACTCTGGGACGACCTACACTCACCTGCCGGAGCCGTTCTACTCTCTCCTCCTCTCGAAGATGGAGTCGACGATCGTGTACACGAGATCGAACGAGTACGAGCGGAGAACCGG TGTGAAGCTCTCGTTGCCGAAGGATAACTGCTTCTACGCAATGAGTGCTCCCAGGGGCTCCATGGTGGTGAAGTGCTTTCTCTTCCAGATAATGGATGATGGGGGCTACGGTCCAGCTGGTGTCTTTGGGAGCTTTCAGCAGCAGAACATGGAGGTTGTGTATGACTTGGAGAAGGAGAGAATCGGCTTCCAGCCTATGGACTGTGCTTCTTCTGCTGCCAGATACGGGCTCCATCAGAAGTAG